A single genomic interval of Thermodesulfatator atlanticus DSM 21156 harbors:
- a CDS encoding transposase, which yields VFFVEVYGFCIMGNHFHLLCRMLPPDSFSDDEVIERIKLYYGDRRKIMLTPDRISYFRKRFADLSRFVQEIKQRFSRWYNKIHDRKGYFWSDRFKSVVIEKGEALLNCLAYIDLNPVRAGIVEKPEHYRWCSLGYHLGTGNADGFLSTNLGVAEFTSKGYQERLKMYREFLYGKGGIGDRRGLKEAEVYRQRIRFFSEGLVIGTEKFVKEALAELREKLGLKRRRRKVSSINHLAHLRVC from the coding sequence AGTATTCTTCGTTGAAGTCTATGGCTTCTGCATCATGGGTAACCACTTCCATCTCCTCTGCCGCATGCTCCCTCCTGACTCCTTCTCTGACGACGAAGTAATCGAACGCATAAAGCTCTACTACGGGGACAGGCGAAAAATTATGCTTACCCCTGACAGGATCTCCTATTTCAGAAAACGCTTTGCTGATCTTTCGCGGTTTGTGCAGGAGATAAAGCAGCGGTTTTCCAGGTGGTACAACAAGATTCACGACCGCAAGGGCTATTTCTGGTCAGACAGGTTCAAGAGCGTGGTTATCGAAAAAGGCGAGGCGCTGCTTAATTGTCTGGCCTACATAGATTTGAACCCTGTACGAGCGGGTATAGTCGAGAAGCCCGAGCATTATCGCTGGTGTTCGCTTGGGTACCATTTGGGGACAGGCAATGCAGACGGATTCTTATCGACGAATCTCGGAGTGGCGGAGTTTACGAGCAAGGGTTATCAGGAGCGGCTGAAGATGTATCGAGAATTTTTGTATGGGAAGGGAGGAATTGGGGACAGGCGCGGATTAAAAGAAGCGGAGGTTTACCGTCAAAGGATCAGATTTTTTTCAGAGGGCTTGGTGATAGGCACGGAGAAGTTTGTAAAAGAGGCGCTTGCCGAGCTAAGGGAGAAGCTTGGGCTTAAGCGCAGGCGACGGAAAGTTTCCTCAATAAATCACTTGGCCCACTTAAGAGTCTGCTAA